Proteins co-encoded in one Populus trichocarpa isolate Nisqually-1 chromosome 10, P.trichocarpa_v4.1, whole genome shotgun sequence genomic window:
- the LOC7475387 gene encoding chromatin structure-remodeling complex protein SYD isoform X22 has protein sequence MASSQSSQNVELEAAKFLHKLIQDSKDEPAKLATKLYVILQHMKSSGKEHSMPYQVISRAMETVINQHGLDIEALRSSRLPLTGGTQMGDSSTAQYGGSSQAVGVGKDSKAGLAENEISKVDPSASSRPPAGPSSAGHDYYQGSGTQRSSQSFDHESPSSLETRSANSQSQERGANQKDGKKAVAKRKRGDSSLHLEMHVENPQQLDPRNTIVNPRKGKMNKVDSPGSYAVRGGENTSFNKVPSSGQLEVSSSYVSAGQQQGGSLSSAHESLTSRCMWNQNKAGLPLERSQVPRFSSNAVSGNATAEIPLQQSAISSLGSSAFSKVHGGMPATSYPAGPMGEPGFAGLVQYGGSEHQKHGLAKGAVASSAEKTSEGFFSANRVDDFPTSLSTGKILENDGGSSNMFAESNKIIQGGRQSSNSELTMIRSTPPRDVGKSPVSQGSVSPGMPFNEQQLRQLRAQCLVFLAFRNVLPPKKLHLDIALGNVVPKDGGTLDGPRKELTDHKGKAQSSNEPTNIPELLMPCGRLNNAKEFDKVLPGLGGRFLDENCASKEADKLKMMEDKSGLPSDPSMLADERKYLYSTRKLDAEIQRQEAVESQAVFTTAMQQPDSARGGLPLSNPVDSMGNAFLQVGKTDHASSATFINKQAIPEAVSWTRIGSQSLPSGSIQLGLVPDRKDNAPSQFHILGNSNASEQDDDDKSAASTDSPPSPKYTMLEKWIMDQQRKKLLTEQGWVLKQQKTKQRIATCFDKLKETVSSSEDISAKTKIVIELKKLQLLELQRRLRSNFLNDFFKPITNDMDRLKSYKKHKHGRRIKQLERYEQKMKEERQKRIRERQKEFFAEIEVHKERLEDVFKIKRERWKGFNKYVKEFHKRKERTHREKIDRIQREKINLLKINDVEGYLRMVQDAKSDRVKQLLKETEKYLQKLGSKLQEAKSMASRFENDMDESRHAAVVEKNETSVENEDESDQAKHYMESNEKYYLMAHSVKESIAEQPTCLLGGKLREYQMNGLRWLVSLYNNHLNGILADEMGLGKTVQVISLICYLMETKNDRGPFLVVVPSSVLPGWETEINFWAPGIHKIVYSGPPEERRRLFKEKIVHQKFNVLLTTYEYLMNKHDRPKLSKIHWRYIIIDEGHRIKNASCKLNADLRHYQSSHRLLLTGTPLQNNLEELWALLNFLLPNIFNSAEDFSQWFNKPFESNGDNSADEALLSEEENLLIINRLHQVLRPFVLRRLKHKVENQLPEKIERLVRCEASAYQKLLMKRVEENLGSIGNSKARTVHNSVMELRNICNHPYLSQLHADEVDTLIPKHFLPPIIRLCGKLEMLDRLLPKLKATDHRVLFFSTMTRLLDVMEEYLTWKQYRYLRLDGHTSGGDRGSLIDRFNQQDSPYFIFLLSIRAGGVGVNLQAADTVIIFDTDWNPQVDLQAQARAHRIGQKRDVLVLRFETVQTVEEQVRASAEHKLGVANQSITAGFFDNNTSAEDRREYLESLLRECKKEEAAPVLDDDALNDLLARSESEIDVFESVDKQRRHQEMATWKSLLSGQGMDALEPLPPLPSRLVTDDDLKALYEAMKLYDMPKAGAESNAGAKRKGQHVGGLDAKHYGRGKRAREVRSYEEQWTEEEFEKMCQAESPDSPKVKEETGERNLPKEASGSLLAIGCTEPQAPPQLPPLPPPVEPLLLQQSKEVTPPSKRGRGRPRRATSDKSPAAMVLSVPPETGKVDVELQKGIESGSSKTSPLDSSPVPNLEGNSGATPHLGSRIAPSAQPTTPVSVALSSQITTAPLSVPLQSRGRGRKVQGAVQTPRRRGKNQVAVSPTTSSSAVPDPNINDQSQNVSVNPSVIAMGGTVSSAPMPQHPTNFPAAAAAAVEGISAATHHSGPGTALDSQPNPPNPSISPTIQSIVPSSSVPMQVKGQNRKTQSGTETTRRKGKKEVPVSPSVPDASDSQLSKSNPTLSQDKSGESGSKAIFMVSNQQNDALDRDVNQEQVSQEVGQDKKATELLDDVAQHRQPASTLTTHDGITRSMACAGSSGQIHGVDMHDVASVTKEVSAVNSSSKAKVLEVSGSESGVILSTPQLSKRFAEVVQNQSSEDNPSPVVYPATESLLHSATVEGVCKTVHQLAPKITSSSQPISSYPSVTPVFQSNTPEAMQVKRQGHKAPTRGEAPRRRGKKQGSISPAVDATIGQDPIVNPQMQMQNKSRDSLGSKVISLRSAQGNELKELKNVVQEAHIPSGLVGQDPKRKEASGILAVGRIQTADVTDVARVMKEIFSETCSSKNKIGDSSTVEVRSAPVSSKMSVEVAKNQSSEGKALSAVSILEATLPVMGSSNDDSKQPGSGDGVKMEGDHTPALDHSDSRNILSVADSVSRSSNKPSVKESLDSSLEIRDDEAKTHIQSGVDITKVEGEEVCKMQIDPAVSEASSLKYLSSSNKIEPNSSAAGASHRKDAFSQFGGIVLQNISPLRGNTYGPCENDLVGSSVAVEEPHKTEAGNKAEYSQVGAFVPKDLSENMVLPSSPLAREEEKDSRPFEQGLAGSSIEPETSKGFEAQMASKMDVSNANVIIPEIRPEHMVLPQSFLEAEENINGILENDAACCLVVPEGAKGSEVENDDQMGAQKVSDSVQEIVDPLPSSLVIEEDQVEGSSEKGALCFSVIVQNSGGSEAEAGKQLDASHAETLVRENVSENMVSPRSSLVSEAPVVEGSSEQDIFGFSVVLETSKGSATNNEVQVNPSQVDGVVPETKTGIWMQESEIARSSEKHQDDSSVAKQSKPSAIEEGSQMIVSEVGGIVHETSLENSCVPSVSETKAENANCLYEKSSHCVLLALEEAKQSETESSNQLAVSDFPMTGPENSLENICQSSCSLTMEADKIEGSSKKSSCDISVAMEESKKFEKENDESHVGSKECEESQVVGTSFEHTQVGSIGPEETSGNTDKSSYSSEMQEGKIEGSSQNIPEESNRSEAETDDQTQYGGMALANMSENIEGSYSSGMQEDKIKGSSLNVPEESNRLEAETDDQTQFGGMTLAKMSEKIEGSSLNVPEESNRSEAEIDDQAQCGGMALANMPEKIESISFSGMQEDKIEGSSLNVPESNRLEAETDDRTQFGGMALAKMSEKIEGSSLNVPEESNRSEAEIDDQAQCGGMAVANMPEKIEGLSSSGMQEDKIEGSSLNFPESNRLEAETDDQTQFCGMALAKMSEKIEGSCLNVSEESKRSEAETNDQAQCGGMAQANMPEKIEDVSFSGMQEDKIEGSSQNVPESNRSEAETDNQTQFGGMALAKMLEKIEGSSLNVQEESNRSEAETNDQAQCGGMALANMPEKIEDLSSSGMQEDKIKGSSLNVPEESKRQEAETVTDDETQCDGMAPANMLPSSSLLEEKTDVLSEKDPAE, from the exons ATTTTGCAACACATGAAATCAAGCGGGAAGGAACATTCCATGCCGTATCAAGTAATATCAAG GGCCATGGAGACTGTCATCAATCAGCATGGTCTTGATATTGAAGCTTTGAGGTCATCACGCCTTCCTTTGACCGGTGGAACTCAAATGGGGGATTCTTCGACTGCACAATATGGAG GATCTTCACAGGCAGTTGGAGTTGGGAAAGACTCTAAAGCTGGATTGGCTGAAAATGAGATATCCAAAGTTGATCCTTCTGCTTCCAGTAGGCCCCCTGCTGGCCCAAGTAGTGCAGGCCATGATTATTATCAAGGATCTGGAACTCAAAGGAGCAGCCAGTCATTTGATCATGAAAGTCCTTCTAGTTTGGAAACTAGGTCTGCCAATTCACAATCCCAAGAAAGAGGAGCGAATCAGAAGGATGGTAAAAAGGCTGTTGCTAAGAGGAAGAGGGGTGATTCATCTTTACACTTGGAAATGCATGTTGAGAATCCCCAACAACTTGATCCTCGCAATACCATAGTTAATCCAAGGAAGGGGAAAATGAACAAGGTTGACTCACCAGGGAGTTATGCAGTTAGAGGTGGTGAAAATACCAGCTTTAATAAGGTTCCTAGTAGTGGTCAGCTGGAAGTTTCATCTTCTTATGTGTCTGCAGGACAACAGCAAGGGGGTTCTCTTTCATCTGCACATGAAAGTCTCACTTCCAGGTGTATGTGGAATCAAAATAAAGCAGGGTTACCCCTTGAAAGATCTCAAGTTCCAAGGTTCTCTTCGAATGCTGTTTCTGGTAATGCAACAGCAGAAATTCCATTGCAGCAGTCAGCAATTTCATCTCTTGGATCAA GTGCTTTTAGCAAGGTTCATGGAGGGATGCCTGCCACTTCATATCCAGCAGGGCCCATGGGGGAGCCAGGGTTTGCAGGTCTAGTGCAATATGGTGGTTCTGAACATCAGAAACATGGATTGGCAAAGGGTGCTGTAGCTAGTTCTGCTGAGAAAACCTCAGAAGGATTTTTTTCTGCTAACCGTGTGGATGACTTTCCCACTTCACTTTCAACTGGAAAGATTTTAGAAAATGATGGAGGAAGTTCAAACATGTTTGCAGAGTCAAATAAAATTATCCAG GGTGGCAGGCAATCTAGTAATTCAGAATTGACAATGATTAGATCAACACCTCCTAGAGATGTTGGAAAATCTCCTGTTTCCCAGGGTTCTGTCTCTCCTGGCATGCCTTTCAATGAACAACAGCTGAGACAGCTCAGAGCTCAGTGCCTTGTCTTTTTAGCATTCAG AAATGTTTTGCCGCCAAAGAAACTTCATCTGGATATAGCACTTGGAAATGTTGTTCCTAAAGATG GTGGCACTTTGGATGGTCCTCGCAAAGAGCTGACTGATCATAAAGGAAAGGCACAATCTTCTAATGAGCCAACCAATATTCCTGAACTTTTAATGCCATGTGGAAGGCTGAATAATGCAAAGGAATTTGATAAAGTGCTTCCCGGTTTGGGGGGAAGATTCTTGGATGAAAACTGTGCATCCAAAGAAGCTGATAAACTTAAAATGATGGAGGACAAAAGTGGTCTACCTTCTGACCCCTCGATGCTTGCAGATGAAAGGAAATATCTGTACTCCACAAGGAAACTGGATGCTGAAATACAAAGGCAGGAAGCAGTGGAATCGCAGGCAGTTTTCACCACTGCAATGCAGCAGCCTGATTCAGCAAGGGGTGGTTTACCCTTGAGTAACCCTGTGGACAGCATGGGGAATGCCTTTCTTCAAGTTGGAAAAACTGACCATGCTTCTTCTGCAACATTCATAAATAAGCAGGCAATCCCTGAGGCAGTTAGCTGGACTAGAATTGGCAGTCAATCCCTACCATCCGGCTCCATTCAGCTCGGATTGGTTCCAGACAGAAAAGATAATGCTCCTAGTCAGTTTCACATTCTTGGCAATAGTAATGCTTCAG AacaagatgatgatgataagtCAGCCGCTTCTACTGATTCACCACCTTCTCCAAAGTACACCATGTTAGAGAAATGGATTATGGATCAGCAGAGGAAGAAACTTTTAACCGAGCAAGGTTGGGTTCTAAAACagcagaaaacaaaacaaagaattgCCACTTGTTTTGACAAGTTAAAG GAAACTGTTAGCTCGTCTGAAGACATATCTGCAAAAACCAAAATTgtaatagaattgaaaaagcttCAGCTCTTGGAGCTTCAACGCCGTCTAAGGAG TAATtttctcaatgatttttttaagccCATCACAAATGACATGGATCGTTTGAAATCATATAAGAAACATAAGCATGGCAGGAGGATCAAACAACTTGAAAGGTATGAGCAGAAAATGAAGGAAGAACGACAAAAGAGGATACGTGAGAGGCAGAAGGAGTTCTTTGCTGAGATAGAAGTTCACAA GGAAAGACTGGAAGATGTGTTTAAGATTAAGAGAGAACGCtggaaaggtttcaataaataTGTCAAAGAGTTCCATAAAAGGAAGGAGCGTACCCATCGGGAGAAGATTGACAGAATCCAGCGTGAGaagattaatttattgaaaatcaatGATGTTGAGGGGTATCTGCGAATGGTGCAG GATGCAAAATCAGACCGTGTTAAGCAACTGCTGAAAGAGACGGAGAAGTATCTTCAAAAGCTGGGATCCAAGCTACAGGAAGCTAAGTCTATGGCAAGCCGATTTGAGAATGATATGGATGAGTCACGGCATGCTGCTGTTGTTGAGAAGAATGAAACTTCTGTTGAGAATGAAGATGAAAGTGACCAGGCCAAG CATTACATGGAAAGCAATGAGAAGTACTATTTGATGGCTCATAG TGTAAAAGAAAGCATTGCAGAACAGCCAACATGTCTCCTGGGCGGAAAATTAAGGGA GTATCAGATGAATGGACTAAGGTGGTTGGTTTCACTATACAACAATCATTTGAATGGCATTCTTGCTGATGAAATGGGTCTTGGGAAAACTGTTCAg GTTATTTCTCTAATTTGCTACCTGAtggaaacaaaaaatgataGAGGGCCTTTCTTGGTGGTTGTACCTTCTTCAGTTTTACCTGGCTGGGAGACTGAAATCAATTTCTGGGCACCTGGAATCCACAAAATTGTCTATTCTGGGCCTCCGGAGGAGAGGCGCAGGCTATTTAA gGAAAAGATTGTGCATCAAAAATTCAATGTCCTTCTGACAACGTATGAATATCTGATGAACAAACACGATAGACCGAAACTGAGCAAGATACATTGGCgatatataataattgatgaaGGCCATCGCATAAAGAATGCTTCTTGCAAATTGAATGCTGACTTGAGGCATTATCAGAGTTCTCACAGGTTGTTATTAACTGGAACACCACTACAG AACAATCTTGAGGAATTGTGGGCACTACTCAACTTTTTGCTACCTAACATATTTAACTCAGCAGAGGATTTTTCTCAGTGGTTCAACAAACCATTTGAGAGTAATGGTGATAATTCAGCCGATGAA GCCTTACTTTCCGAGGAGGAAAATTTGTTGATCATAAACCGTCTCCACCAAGTTCTTCGACCATTTGTACTTCGGAGACTGAAACACAAG GTTGAGAATCAACTGCCTGAGAAGATTGAGAGACTTGTTCGGTGTGAGGCTTCTGCATATCAGAAGCTTCTTATGAAGAGAGTAGAAGAGAATCTTGGTTCAATTGGAAATTCAAAG GCTCGAACAGTGCACAACTCAGTTATGGAGCTTCGTAACATATGCAATCATCCATACCTTAGCCAGCTTCATGCGGATGAG GTTGATACTTTGATACCTAAGCATTTTCTGCCACCAATTATTAGACTTTGTGGAAAGCTTGAGATGCTAGATCGTTTGCTACCCAAATTGAAAGCAACAGACCATCGG gttcttttcttttccacaaTGACCAGGCTGCTTGATGTTATGGAGGAGTATCTCACTTGGAAACAGTATCGATACCTTCGCTTGGATGGTCATACCTCTGGAGGTGACCGTGGTTCACTCATTGACCGTTTTAACCAACAAGATTctccatattttattttcttgctcag CATTCGGGCTGGTGGTGTTGGAGTGAACCTTCAAGCTGCTGATACTGTGATCATATTTGATACTGATTGGAATCCTCAG GTTGATCTTCAAGCTCAAGCAAGGGCTCATAGGATTGGCCAGAAGAGGGATGTGCTTGTTCTTCGATTTGAAACA GTCCAAACTGTTGAAGAACAAGTCAGAGCTTCTGCTGAGCATAAACTGGGAGTTGCTAATCAGAGCATTACTGCTGGTTTCTTTGACAATAATACAAG TGCAGAAGATCGAAGGGAATACTTGGAGTCCCTTCTGCGTGAATGCAAGAAAGAGGAGGCTGCCCCTGTTTTAGATGATGATGCTCTAAATGATCTCTTAGCTCGCAG TGAATCAGAGATTGATGTATTTGAATCAGTTGACAAACAAAGGCGGCATCAAGAGATG GCAACATGGAAGAGTTTGTTATCGGGTCAAGGGATGGATGCTTTGGAACCTCTACCACCTTTGCCTTCACGCCTTGTAACAGATGATGACTTGAAAGCACTCTATGAAGCAATGAAGTTGTATGATATGCCAAAGGCTGGGGCAGAATCCAATGCAGGGGCGAAGCGTAAGGGGCAGCATGTTGGGGGCCTTGATGCTAAACATTATGGAAGGGGCAAACGAGCTAGAGAG GTACGCTCTTATGAAGAGCAATGGACAGAAGAGGAATTTGAGAAGATGTGTCAGGCTGAATCTCCAGACTCTCCTAAGGTGAAAGAAGAAACAGGAGAGAGGAACTTGCCAAAAGAGGCTAGTGGGTCTTTATTGGCTATTGGTTGCACAGAACCTCAAGCTCCACCACAACTGCCACCGCTGCCACCTCCTGTGGAGCCTCTCCTGCTGCAGCAGAGCAAAGAGGTAACTCCTCCATCAAAACGGGGGCGTGGAAGGCCGAGAAGAGCAACTTCAGATAAATCTCCAGCTGCGATGGTACTCTCAGTACCTCCTGAAACTGGCAAAGTGGATGTGGAGTTACAGAAGGGAATAGAGTCTGGCTCCTCAAAAACATCTCCTCTTGATTCTTCTCCTGTTCCTAATTTAGAAGGTAATAGTGGAGCCACACCTCATTTAGGATCAAGGATTGCTCCCAGTGCTCAGCCAACCACTCCAGTTTCTGTTGCACTTAGCTCACAAATCACTACTGCTCCCCTTTCTGTGCCATTGCAATCAAGAGGTCGAGGACGGAAGGTTCAAGGTGCAGTTCAAACACCACGGCGCAGAGGAAAGAATCAAGTGGCTGTTTCACCCACCACTTCAAGTTCTGCTGTTCCTGATCCAAATATAAATGATCAATCACAGAATGTATCTGTCAATCCATCAGTAATTGCCATGGGTGGAACTGTTTCTAGTGCTCCCATGCCACAACATCCTACTAATtttcctgctgctgctgctgctgctgtagaGGGTATTAGTGCAGCCACTCATCATTCTGGGCCTGGGACTGCTTTGGATTCTCAACCAAACCCTCCCAACCCTTCTATCTCCCCTACCATTCAATCCATAGTTCCTAGTTCTTCAGTTCCTATGCAAGTCAAAGGGCAAAACCGAAAGACTCAAAGTGGCACTGAAACAACTCGACgcaaaggaaagaaagaggTGCCAGTATCACCTTCTGTTCCAGATGCTTCAGACAGTCAGCTTTCAAAATCCAATCCAACGTTGTCACAGGATAAATCTGGGGAATCAGGAAGTAAAGCTATTTTCATGGTTAGTAACCAACAGAATGATGCTCTGGACAGAGATGTTAACCAGGAGCAAGTGTCCCAAGAAGTTGGCCAGGATAAAAAAGCAACTGAGCTTTTGGATGATGTAGCCCAGCATAGGCAACCAGCCAGCACTCTTACAACGCATGATGGTATTACCAGATCTATGG CTTGTGCAGGATCTTCTGGACAAATACATGGTGTTGATATGCATGATGTAGCTTCTGTGACAAAGGAGGTTTCAGCAGTGAATAGCTCTTCAAAAGCTAAAGTACTTGAAGTTTCTGGGAGTGAAAGTGGAGTTATCCTGTCTACACCTCAATTAAGTAAGCGCTTTGCAGAGGTGGTCCAGAATCAAAGCTCAGAGGATAACCCTTCCCCAGTGGTTTATCCTGCAACTGAGTCATTACTCCATTCTGCCACTGTAGAAGGTGTTTGCAAAACTGTGCATCAGCTTGCTCCAAAGATTACTTCCAGCTCTCAGCCAATTTCATCTTATCCTTCTGTTACTCCAGTATTTCAATCTAACACTCCTGAAGCCATGCAAGTTAAAAGGCAAGGTCATAAAGCTCCTACCAGAGGGGAAGCACCTAGACGAAGAGGTAAGAAACAGGGTTCAATTTCACCTGCTGTGGATGCTACAATTGGTCAGGATCCCATTGTAAATCCTCAAATGCAAATGCAAAATAAGTCCAGAGATTCATTAGGGAGCAAGGTCATATCCTTGAGGAGTGCTCAAGGAAATGAACTCAAGGAGTTGAAGAATGTTGTTCAG GAAGCACATATTCCCAGTGGTTTAGTTGGTCAagatccaaaaagaaaagaagctagTGGGATTCTGGCTGTTGGCCGAATTCAGACTGCTGACGTAACTGATGTTGCTCGTGTGATGAAGGAGATTTTTTCTGAGACTTgctcttcaaaaaataaaattggtgaCTCTTCTACAGTTGAAGTTAGAAGTGCCCCTGTTTCAAGTAAGATGTCTGTGGAGGTGGCAAAAAACCAAAGCTCAGAGGGTAAAGCACTATCCGCTGTGTCAATTTTAGAAGCTACACTTCCAGTCATGGGGAGTTCAAATGATGATTCTAAACAGCCTGGGTCTGGAGATGGTGTCAAGATGGAAGGGGATCATACTCCTGCTTTGG ATCATTCAGATTCAAGAAATATCCTAAGTGTAGCTGATAGTGTATCTAGAAGCAGTAATAAGCCTTCTGTGAAAGAGTCCCTAGATTCTTCTCTTGAAATCAGAGATGATGAAGCTAAAACTCATATTCAATCGGGGGTTGATATAACCAAGGTTGAGGGTGAGGAGGTCTGCAAAATGCAAATTGATCCTGCTGTATcagag GCCTCTTCTCTTAAATATCTGTCTTCTTCCAACAAGATAGAGCCAAACAGTTCTGCAGCTGGAGCCAGTCATCGAAAGGATGCTTTTTCTCAGTTTGGTGGGATTGTGCTGCAAAATATTTCTCCACTCAGAGGAAATACCTATGGCCCATGTGAGAATGATCTTGTTGGAAGCTCAGTAGCAGTGGAGGAACCACACAAAACTGAAGCAGGTAACAAAGCAGAATATTCTCAGGTTGGTGCGTTTGTGCCAAAAGATTTGTCAGAAAACATGGTTCTACCCTCGTCCCCACTGGCAAGGGAGGAAGAAAAGGACAGTAGACCATTTGAGCAGGGTTTAGCTGGCAGCTCAATAGAACCAGAAACATCAAAGGGGTTTGAGGCTCAAATGGCCAGTAAAATGGATGTATCTAATGCTAATGTTATCATTCCAGAAATTAGACCAGAACACATGGTTCTACCCCAATCTTTCTTGGAAGCAGAAGAAAACATCAATGGCATTTTGGAGAATGATGCGGCTTGCTGTTTGGTGGTGCCAGAGGGAGCAAAGGGATCTGAAGTTGAAAATGATGATCAGATGGGCGCGCAGAAGGTGTCTGATAGTGTACAAGAAATTGTGGATCCCTTACCATCTTCTCTTGTAATAGAGGAAGATCAGGTTGAGGGCTCATCCGAGAAGGGTGCGCTTTGTTTCTCTGTAATAGTTCAAAATTCAGGAGGGTCAGAAGCTGAAGCAGGCAAGCAACTAGATGCATCTCATGCTGAGACTTTGGTACGAGAAAATGTATCAGAGAACATGGTTTCGCCAAGATCTTCTTTGGTATCAGAGGCACCAGTGGTTGAGGGCTCTTCTGAGCAGGATATATTTGGCTTCTCAGTAGTACTAGAGACATCTAAAGGGTCTGCTACTAATAATGAGGTTCAAGTAAATCCATCTCAGGTAGATGGAGTTGTGCCTGAAACTAAAACGGGCATATGGATGCAGGAATCTGAGATTGCAAGATCATCTGAGAAGCACCAAGATGACAGCTCAGTAGCCAAGCAATCAAAACCATCTGCAATTGAAGAGGGCAGTCAAATGATAGTATCTGAGGTTGGTGGAATTGTGCATGAAACTTCTTTGGAAAACAGTTGTGTGCCATCTGTCTCAGAAACAAAGGCAGAAAACGCTAATTGCTTATATGAGAAAAGTTCTCATTGCGTCTTGCTTGCTCTAGAGGAAGCAAAACAGTCTGAAACTGAAAGTAGCAACCAACTGGCTGTATCTGATTTTCCTATGACCGGGCCTGAAAATTCTTTGGAGAACATATGCCAGTCTTCATGTTCTCTAACAATGGAGGCGGATAAGATTGAGGGCTCGTCTAAGAAGAGTTCTTGTGACATCTCAGTAGCAATGGAGGAAtcaaaaaagtttgaaaaagaaaacgatgAATCTCATGTTGGTAGCAAGGAATGTGAAGAAAGTCAAGTTGTTGGTACCAGTTTCGAACACACACAGGTTGGTAGCATTGGACCAGAAGAAACATCTGGAAACACAGACAAATCCTCATATTCCTCAGAAATGCAGGAAGGTAAGATTGAGGGCTCATCTCAGAATATCCCAGAGGAATCAAATAGGTCGGAAGCTGAAACAGATGATCAAACTCAGTATGGTGGGATGGCTCTAGCCAACATGTCAGAAAATATCGAGGGCTCTTATTCCTCAGGGATGCAGGAAGACAAGATTAAGGGCTCTTCTTTGAATGTACCAGAGGAATCAAATAGGTTGGAAGCTGAAACAGATGATCAAACTCAATTTGGTGGGATGACTCTAGCTAAGATGTCAGAAAAGATTGAGGGCTCATCTCTGAATGTCCCAGAGGAATCAAATAGGTCGGAAGCTGAAATAGATGACCAAGCTCAATGTGGTGGGATGGCTCTAGCGAACATGCCAGAAAAGATAGAGAGCATATCTTTCTCAGGGATGCAGGAAGACAAGATTGAGGGCTCTTCTCTGAATGTCCCAGAGTCAAATAGGTTGGAAGCTGAAACAGATGATCGAACTCAATTTGGTGGGATGGCTCTAGCTAAGATGTCAGAAAAGATTGAGGGCTCATCTCTGAATGTCCCAGAGGAATCAAATAGGTCGGAAGCTGAAATAGATGACCAAGCTCAATGTGGTGGGATGGCTGTAGCGAACATGCCAGAAAAGATAGAGGGCTTATCTTCCTCAGGGATGCAGGAAGACAAGATTGAGGGCTCTTCTCTGAATTTTCCAGAGTCAAATAGGTTGGAAGCTGAAACAGAtgatcaaactcaattttgtggGATGGCTCTAGCTAAGATGTCAGAAAAGATTGAGGGCTCATGTCTAAATGTCTCAGAGGAATCTAAGAGGTCGGAAGCTGAAACAAATGACCAAGCTCAATGTGGTGGGATGGCTCAAGCTAACATGCCAGAAAAGATAGAGGACGTATCTTTCTCAGGGATGCAGGAAGACAAGATTGAGGGCTCATCTCAGAATGTCCCAGAGTCAAATAGGTCAGAAGCTGAAACAgataatcaaactcaatttggtGGGATGGCTCTAGCTAAGATGTTAGAAAAGATTGAGGGCTCATCTCTGAATGTCCAAGAGGAATCAAATAGGTCGGAAGCTGAAACAAATGACCAAGCTCAATGTGGTGGGATGGCTCTAGCGAACATGCCAGAAAAGATAGAGGACTTGTCTTCCTCAGGGATGCAGGAAGACAAGATTAAAGGCTCTTCTCTAAATGTCCCAGAGGAATCAAAAAGGCAGGAAGCTGAAACTGTAACTGATGATGAAACTCAGTGTGATGGGATGGCTCCAGCGAACATGTTGCCTTCATCTTCTCTCTTGGAGGAAAAGACTGACGTCTTATCAGAGAAAGATCCAGCTGAATAA